In Ilumatobacter fluminis, the following proteins share a genomic window:
- the ppc gene encoding phosphoenolpyruvate carboxylase, with protein sequence MNDSTPPPAETTPDTTDASADIRLLGRLIGDVLREQSGDDLFDLVERVRRSAVDARRDGETPIAELTDMLAAADLDDQVHLIRAFGWLSLLANTAEDIHSERRRRYHQDRGAGARDGTLEATFDRLVGSDLDSDAIAHAVDEVHVTPVITAHPTEVRRQTVLGVVERVAALLERRARAGGSPTELAEIDDALRLAVLTLWDTAMLRLSKLRVRDEINEALRYYRSSIFATVPRLQRDLETLAADRLGHRLDNATPITMGSWIGGDRDGNPFVTAPVLRLAVESQANLAYEHHLVELHRLSRELSMSLRLITPTPALMTLADRSADDSPFRADEPYRRAMRGMHARMWAMAATVLDEVPGPLPHAELEPYGSADELVADLHVVTESLRSHGAGLLADERVDPLRRSVEIFGTHLCGLDMRQNSAIHEEVVAELFRVGGVAADYASLDESERVELLTAELSNARPLVSPHASYSDLTAGEIAVLREAASAHQRFGARTIPHYVISMAQSVSDVLEVAVLLKEVGLVSVDVDSGAITSALDIAPLFETIADLRAADTTLTALLEHPRYAQIVESRDGWHEVMIGYSDSNKDGGYVTSQWELYRAQRALVAAAERAGIRIRLFHGRGGTVGRGGGPAYQAILAQPPGSVHGELRITEQGEMVAAKYAQATSARRNLETLLSATLEASCLDGERLGADGDRYRETMGEIAQLAYETYRGLIEGTAVGRPGEFVDFFRQITPIAEIASLNVGSRPASRKKSDRIEDLRAIPWVFGWSQARLNIPGWFGAGSAFDAFATTDERRALLVEMHDRWPFFKAMLNNMGMVLAKTDLDIGRRYADVLVTDDGLRDAVFGAIADEHARTRRWHAELTGSEVPLVDNPALARSIRNRFPYLDPLHVMQVELLRRYRDGDRDELVERGIQLTLNTIATGLRNSG encoded by the coding sequence ATGAACGACTCGACTCCACCCCCCGCCGAGACGACCCCCGACACGACCGACGCCAGCGCCGACATCCGCCTCTTGGGGCGCCTGATCGGCGACGTGTTGCGTGAGCAGTCGGGCGACGATCTGTTCGACCTCGTCGAACGGGTGCGCCGGTCGGCCGTCGACGCCCGCCGCGACGGCGAGACGCCGATCGCCGAGCTGACCGACATGTTGGCCGCCGCCGACCTCGACGACCAGGTCCACCTCATCCGGGCGTTCGGTTGGCTGTCGCTGCTCGCCAACACCGCCGAAGACATCCACAGCGAACGTCGCCGCCGGTACCACCAAGACCGCGGTGCCGGGGCGCGCGACGGCACGCTCGAGGCCACGTTCGACCGGCTCGTCGGCAGCGATCTCGACAGTGACGCGATCGCGCACGCCGTCGACGAGGTGCATGTCACCCCGGTCATCACGGCCCACCCGACCGAGGTACGCCGCCAGACCGTGCTCGGCGTGGTCGAGCGCGTCGCTGCGCTGCTCGAGCGTCGAGCGCGAGCCGGCGGCAGCCCGACCGAGCTGGCCGAGATCGACGACGCGCTCCGCCTCGCCGTCCTCACCTTGTGGGACACGGCCATGCTCCGGCTGTCGAAACTCCGGGTTCGCGACGAGATCAACGAGGCCTTGCGCTACTACCGGTCGAGCATCTTCGCGACGGTGCCGCGGCTCCAGCGCGACCTCGAGACCCTCGCCGCCGACCGCCTCGGTCACCGACTCGACAACGCGACGCCCATCACGATGGGATCGTGGATCGGCGGCGACCGCGACGGCAACCCGTTCGTCACCGCGCCCGTGCTGCGACTGGCCGTCGAGTCGCAGGCGAATCTCGCATACGAACACCACCTCGTCGAGCTGCACCGCCTGTCGCGTGAACTCTCGATGTCGTTGCGTCTGATCACGCCGACACCGGCGCTGATGACCCTCGCCGACCGGTCGGCCGACGACTCGCCGTTCCGAGCCGACGAGCCGTACCGGCGGGCGATGCGCGGCATGCACGCCCGCATGTGGGCGATGGCCGCGACCGTGCTCGACGAGGTTCCCGGGCCGCTCCCCCATGCCGAGCTCGAACCGTACGGGTCGGCCGACGAACTCGTCGCCGACCTCCACGTCGTCACCGAGTCGCTGCGATCGCACGGCGCCGGCCTCCTGGCCGACGAGCGCGTCGACCCGCTCCGGCGCAGTGTCGAGATCTTCGGCACGCACCTCTGCGGACTCGACATGCGCCAGAACTCGGCGATCCACGAAGAGGTCGTCGCCGAGCTGTTCCGCGTCGGAGGCGTCGCAGCCGACTACGCATCGCTCGACGAGAGCGAGCGCGTCGAGCTCCTGACGGCCGAACTGTCGAACGCCCGACCGCTCGTGTCACCGCACGCGAGCTACAGCGACCTGACCGCCGGCGAGATCGCCGTCCTCCGAGAGGCGGCGTCGGCCCATCAGCGTTTCGGCGCACGAACGATCCCGCACTACGTCATCTCGATGGCCCAGTCGGTCTCCGACGTCCTCGAGGTCGCCGTCCTCCTCAAGGAGGTGGGGCTGGTCTCGGTCGACGTCGACTCGGGCGCCATCACCTCGGCGCTCGACATCGCTCCCCTGTTCGAGACGATCGCCGACCTCCGTGCCGCCGACACGACACTCACGGCGCTCCTCGAGCACCCGCGCTACGCGCAGATCGTCGAGAGTCGCGATGGCTGGCACGAGGTGATGATCGGCTACTCCGACTCGAACAAGGACGGCGGCTACGTCACGTCGCAGTGGGAGCTCTACCGAGCCCAGCGCGCGCTGGTGGCGGCGGCGGAGCGAGCCGGCATCCGGATCCGCCTCTTCCACGGGCGTGGTGGCACCGTAGGTCGCGGCGGCGGCCCCGCCTACCAGGCGATCCTCGCCCAACCGCCCGGCTCGGTGCACGGCGAACTGCGCATCACCGAACAGGGCGAGATGGTCGCCGCCAAGTACGCACAGGCCACCTCGGCCCGCCGCAACCTGGAGACGTTGTTGTCGGCGACGTTGGAGGCGAGCTGCCTCGACGGTGAGCGTCTCGGCGCCGACGGCGACCGCTATCGCGAGACGATGGGTGAGATCGCCCAGCTCGCCTACGAGACGTATCGGGGCCTCATCGAAGGGACCGCCGTCGGACGTCCCGGCGAGTTCGTCGACTTCTTCCGGCAGATCACCCCGATCGCCGAGATCGCGAGCCTCAACGTCGGCAGTCGTCCTGCGAGCCGCAAGAAGTCGGACCGTATCGAAGACCTCCGGGCGATCCCGTGGGTGTTCGGCTGGAGCCAAGCCCGCCTGAACATCCCGGGTTGGTTCGGCGCCGGCTCGGCGTTCGATGCCTTCGCCACCACCGACGAACGTCGAGCCCTGCTGGTCGAGATGCACGACCGCTGGCCGTTCTTCAAGGCGATGCTCAACAACATGGGCATGGTGCTCGCCAAGACCGATCTCGACATCGGACGTCGCTACGCCGACGTGCTCGTGACCGATGACGGGCTGCGCGACGCCGTCTTCGGTGCGATCGCCGACGAGCATGCCCGCACTCGCCGCTGGCACGCCGAGCTGACCGGCTCCGAGGTGCCCCTCGTCGACAACCCGGCGCTGGCGCGGAGCATCCGCAACCGGTTCCCCTACCTCGACCCGCTCCACGTGATGCAGGTCGAGCTGCTCCGGCGATACCGCGACGGCGACCGCGACGAGCTCGTCGAGCGCGGCATCCAGCTCACGTTGAACACGATCGCGACGGGCCTCCGCAACTCCGGCTGA
- a CDS encoding TIGR03621 family F420-dependent LLM class oxidoreductase has product MTMPHRPFRFGVQVNGTGTRTEWAEQARRVEALGYSTLTMPDHFTDQLAPVPALQCAADATSTLRLGALVYDNDYKHPVVLAKELATMDVLSDGRVEIGLGAGWMVSDYEQSGIAYDSPGVRVSRFIEGLHVIKSALGPDRFSFEGEHYTITDYEGFPKPVQSLPPVLIGGGGPRVLKFAAREADIVGINATLTSGAVDESTFATMTADAVDDKVETVRSTAEAEGRLDAIEMNIRAFMVFITDDVDQAIGTLSEFTGAPADVIADSPFALVGPTDKIIDDLRERRERWGFSYVIVGQNDIEPFAPVVAALAGT; this is encoded by the coding sequence ATGACGATGCCTCATCGCCCCTTCCGCTTCGGTGTCCAGGTCAACGGCACCGGCACCCGCACCGAGTGGGCCGAGCAGGCCCGCCGCGTCGAGGCGCTCGGCTACTCCACGCTGACGATGCCCGACCACTTCACCGACCAGCTGGCACCCGTTCCGGCGCTCCAGTGCGCCGCCGACGCGACGTCGACGCTCCGCCTCGGCGCGCTCGTGTACGACAACGACTACAAGCACCCCGTCGTCCTGGCGAAGGAACTCGCCACGATGGACGTGCTCTCCGATGGCCGCGTCGAGATCGGACTCGGCGCCGGCTGGATGGTGTCCGACTACGAGCAGTCGGGGATCGCCTACGACTCGCCGGGCGTCCGCGTCAGCCGCTTCATCGAAGGCCTGCACGTGATCAAGTCGGCACTCGGACCCGACCGCTTCTCGTTCGAGGGCGAGCACTACACGATCACCGACTACGAGGGTTTCCCGAAACCGGTCCAGTCGCTCCCGCCGGTGCTGATCGGCGGTGGCGGCCCGCGGGTGCTGAAGTTCGCTGCTCGCGAGGCCGACATCGTCGGGATCAACGCCACGCTCACGTCGGGCGCCGTCGACGAGTCGACGTTCGCCACGATGACCGCCGACGCGGTCGACGACAAGGTCGAGACGGTCCGGTCGACGGCCGAGGCCGAGGGGCGACTCGATGCGATCGAGATGAACATCCGGGCGTTCATGGTCTTCATCACCGACGACGTCGATCAGGCGATCGGCACGTTGTCGGAGTTCACCGGCGCGCCGGCCGACGTGATCGCCGATTCGCCGTTCGCCCTCGTCGGCCCCACCGACAAGATCATCGACGACCTCCGGGAGCGCCGCGAGCGGTGGGGCTTCAGCTACGTCATCGTCGGTCAGAACGACATCGAGCCGTTCGCCCCGGTCGTGGCAGCGCTCGCCGGCACCTGA
- a CDS encoding histidine phosphatase family protein: MLYLVRHGRTSHNKEGRLQGRLDPDLDEIGHRQAAAIAEVVGDVDAVISSSLQRARQTAAYFSDDPVIDDRWIEIAYGEYEGVPVGEVPPEVWQAWRTNAEFRTLGGESFGDLDRRVRSACVDLIERIGDEDVVVVSHVSPIKAAVAWSLGVTMDIMFHCHLSQASLCRIDVGRFGPLLHSFNEQARLD, from the coding sequence GTGCTGTACCTGGTGCGACACGGTCGAACGAGCCACAACAAGGAGGGTCGCCTCCAAGGGCGGCTCGACCCCGATCTCGACGAGATCGGCCATCGCCAGGCGGCGGCGATCGCCGAGGTGGTCGGCGACGTGGATGCGGTCATCTCGTCGTCGTTGCAGCGGGCGCGCCAGACCGCTGCGTATTTCAGCGACGATCCGGTGATCGACGATCGATGGATCGAGATCGCCTACGGCGAGTACGAAGGCGTGCCGGTCGGGGAGGTGCCGCCCGAGGTCTGGCAGGCATGGCGGACGAACGCCGAGTTCCGCACCCTCGGCGGTGAGAGCTTCGGCGACCTCGACCGTCGGGTCCGCTCGGCGTGTGTCGACCTCATCGAGCGGATCGGCGACGAGGACGTCGTCGTCGTCAGCCACGTGTCGCCGATCAAGGCGGCGGTCGCCTGGTCGCTCGGTGTGACGATGGACATCATGTTCCACTGCCACCTCAGCCAGGCGAGCTTGTGCCGGATCGACGTCGGTCGGTTCGGGCCGCTGCTGCACAGCTTCAACGAGCAGGCTCGGCTCGACTGA
- a CDS encoding zinc ribbon domain-containing protein yields the protein MSGSVLELQAADTMSDQLRHRREVLAEREQVQAAKNALLRWNEARTVVRRRLDELAAEIQKIEDDNTKLDKQRDKLHAQLKTVIAPREAEALQHEIATLTEQRSASDDAELEALEEHSRLETQLEELLGQEESLTNEYLGAESALAEAESDIDGELERIAERLKGLRADVDKPVLRKYDRLRKNYVIAAAPLSGSRCEGCHLDLSAAEIDDVRETGAKNDGVAECPQCGRLLIV from the coding sequence ATGAGTGGGTCGGTCCTCGAACTGCAGGCGGCCGACACGATGTCGGACCAGCTGCGCCACCGTCGCGAGGTGTTGGCCGAGCGCGAGCAGGTGCAGGCGGCGAAGAACGCACTGTTGCGCTGGAACGAGGCGCGCACCGTCGTGCGCCGCCGGCTCGACGAGCTGGCGGCCGAGATCCAGAAGATCGAAGACGACAACACCAAGCTCGACAAGCAGCGCGACAAGCTGCACGCCCAGCTCAAGACGGTGATCGCGCCGCGGGAGGCCGAGGCGCTCCAGCACGAGATCGCGACGCTGACCGAGCAGCGCAGCGCGTCGGACGACGCCGAACTCGAAGCGCTCGAAGAGCACAGCCGACTCGAGACGCAGCTGGAAGAGTTGCTCGGCCAGGAAGAGTCGCTCACCAACGAGTACCTCGGCGCCGAGTCGGCACTGGCCGAGGCGGAGTCCGACATCGACGGGGAGCTCGAGCGCATCGCCGAACGGCTCAAGGGGCTGCGGGCCGACGTCGACAAGCCGGTGCTGCGCAAGTACGACCGGCTGCGCAAGAACTACGTGATCGCCGCCGCGCCCCTGTCGGGCTCGCGGTGCGAGGGGTGTCACCTCGATCTCAGCGCCGCCGAGATCGACGACGTTCGTGAAACCGGGGCCAAGAACGACGGTGTCGCAGAGTGCCCGCAGTGCGGGCGCCTGCTGATCGTCTGA
- a CDS encoding transglycosylase domain-containing protein, with translation MWKLSWVARMVLVIGAGALLLTATVVAVAPRVWRIANAHEEIPVELPDFADLAQRTYVYDVAGREIASFEVENSQPISLADVPDEVVDAFLAVEDNEFWVHHGVNVRSLFRATLSNFATEGPIQGASTITMQVVKNDYMAGFDRDGRYKALQATYAVRLEKQKSKEEILERYLNTVFFGQNSYGIGAAAETYFGKPVQELTFIEAAFLAGLVQAPSSYDPINNPEQSRTRFLQVLERLEDDELITEDERMEVEETFVLPERVRRRPEAATERTYFTEALRDYLLNRSDILGDTYEERYTQLHRGGLLIHTTLDPSLQAQAERAVLELPANEAGIEAALTSVETDSGAIRAMVGGTGFVPGQNEVNLALAPSQTGSSIKLFILAAALQAGAQPADVVDGRKPCTLPNPGDPNEPTFTITDAVDGGVDTVRSHTVRSINCAYGRMSQMVGLNRMVDTVYRMSENPYLYEGQPAVEREPIQPFGSFATGANEMSTLDMASGIQSIANEGVHLEPYFVEYIDDAAGERVYTHFDPGTEVLSRTAALRAVDVMKGVLTSGTARGELADFASRRPAFGKTGTQDSNFTAFFVGATRELSTAVLVRDPDRYTSMRNIPEFSAVGVPRVQGGTFPARIWGAYMENVGLEQFDLADWDEPGRTLRGPARLYLPGNECVYEIIGYEPAPTPPPAETAPPAEEGATVQGFRSPLAPPATEPPAPPPTEPAPPPATPAPTPVTTTTAPPPAETTTTTTLPPRPIYGQVESGTTIPPDVLDPNAPLPSVPLDRVVSPCNVGPRP, from the coding sequence GTGTGGAAGTTGAGCTGGGTCGCCCGGATGGTGCTCGTGATCGGCGCCGGCGCCTTGCTGCTCACCGCCACCGTCGTCGCCGTGGCACCCCGGGTCTGGAGGATCGCCAACGCCCACGAAGAGATCCCCGTCGAGCTGCCCGATTTCGCCGACCTCGCCCAACGCACCTACGTGTACGACGTCGCCGGGCGGGAGATCGCGTCGTTCGAGGTCGAGAACAGTCAGCCGATCTCCCTGGCCGACGTACCCGACGAGGTCGTCGACGCCTTCTTGGCGGTGGAGGACAACGAGTTCTGGGTGCACCACGGTGTCAACGTGCGTTCGCTGTTCCGTGCCACCTTGTCGAACTTCGCGACCGAGGGCCCGATCCAGGGTGCGTCGACGATCACGATGCAGGTCGTCAAGAACGACTACATGGCGGGGTTCGACCGCGACGGCCGCTACAAGGCGCTGCAGGCGACCTACGCGGTCCGTCTCGAGAAGCAGAAGTCGAAAGAGGAGATCCTGGAGCGTTACCTCAACACGGTGTTCTTCGGTCAGAACTCGTACGGCATCGGCGCCGCTGCCGAGACGTATTTCGGCAAGCCGGTGCAGGAGCTCACGTTCATCGAGGCGGCCTTCCTCGCCGGGCTCGTCCAGGCGCCGAGCAGCTACGACCCGATCAACAACCCGGAGCAGAGTCGAACCCGTTTCCTGCAGGTGCTCGAGCGGCTCGAGGACGACGAGCTGATCACCGAGGACGAGCGGATGGAGGTCGAAGAGACGTTCGTGCTCCCCGAACGTGTCCGGCGTCGACCCGAGGCGGCAACCGAGCGCACCTACTTCACCGAGGCGCTGCGCGACTACCTCCTGAACCGCAGCGACATCCTCGGCGACACGTACGAGGAGCGGTACACCCAGCTCCATCGCGGCGGATTGCTCATCCACACGACGCTCGACCCGAGCCTGCAGGCACAGGCCGAACGTGCGGTGCTCGAGCTCCCTGCCAACGAGGCCGGCATCGAGGCGGCCCTCACCTCGGTCGAGACCGACTCCGGCGCCATCCGCGCCATGGTCGGCGGCACCGGCTTCGTGCCCGGCCAGAACGAGGTCAACCTCGCGCTGGCACCGAGCCAGACCGGTTCGAGCATCAAGCTGTTCATCCTCGCCGCTGCGCTCCAGGCGGGGGCCCAGCCGGCCGACGTCGTCGACGGCCGCAAGCCGTGCACCCTTCCGAACCCGGGCGACCCGAACGAGCCGACGTTCACGATCACCGACGCCGTCGACGGCGGTGTCGACACCGTCCGGTCGCACACCGTTCGGTCGATCAACTGTGCGTACGGCCGGATGTCGCAGATGGTCGGCCTCAACCGGATGGTCGACACCGTCTACCGGATGTCGGAGAACCCGTATCTCTACGAGGGGCAACCGGCGGTCGAGCGCGAACCCATCCAGCCGTTCGGCTCGTTCGCCACGGGCGCCAACGAGATGAGCACCCTCGACATGGCGTCGGGCATCCAGTCGATCGCCAACGAAGGCGTCCATCTCGAGCCGTACTTCGTCGAGTACATCGACGATGCGGCGGGGGAGCGGGTGTACACACACTTCGACCCCGGCACCGAGGTGCTGAGTCGCACGGCCGCGTTGCGAGCGGTCGACGTCATGAAGGGCGTGTTGACGAGCGGGACCGCCCGCGGCGAGTTGGCCGACTTCGCGAGCCGTCGACCGGCGTTCGGCAAGACCGGCACCCAGGACAGCAACTTCACGGCGTTCTTCGTCGGGGCGACCCGAGAGTTGTCGACCGCCGTGCTGGTCCGCGACCCGGATCGCTACACGAGCATGCGGAACATCCCCGAGTTCTCGGCCGTCGGCGTGCCTCGCGTCCAGGGCGGCACCTTCCCGGCCCGGATCTGGGGCGCGTACATGGAGAACGTCGGCCTCGAACAGTTCGACCTCGCGGACTGGGACGAGCCGGGCCGCACCCTGCGCGGGCCGGCCCGCCTGTACCTGCCCGGCAACGAGTGCGTGTACGAGATCATCGGGTACGAGCCGGCACCGACGCCGCCGCCCGCCGAGACGGCGCCGCCCGCCGAGGAAGGCGCGACCGTCCAAGGATTCCGGAGCCCGCTCGCCCCGCCGGCGACCGAGCCGCCCGCGCCGCCGCCCACCGAACCGGCCCCGCCGCCGGCCACCCCGGCGCCCACGCCGGTCACCACCACGACGGCCCCACCTCCCGCCGAAACGACCACCACGACGACGCTGCCGCCGCGGCCGATCTACGGCCAGGTCGAGAGCGGCACTACCATCCCCCCTGATGTGCTCGACCCGAACGCCCCGCTGCCCTCGGTCCCGCTCGACAGAGTGGTCTCGCCCTGCAACGTCGGCCCGCGGCCCTGA